In Pseudonocardia autotrophica, one DNA window encodes the following:
- a CDS encoding IS5 family transposase translates to MARRKRRYPSDTSDEQWALIEPLLPEAGSGGRPEKHPRRDVVDAILYVVRAGCAWRALPADFPPWQTVYWYFNRWEQQKVTEQILPVVRRQLRADEGRDPEPSAGIIDSQSVKGADTVGQETRGYDAGKKINGRKRFIVTDTLGLLLTTMVCSASVQDRDGAKSILLDLYLRTRVRFVYADAGFAGRLLEWATTILRSTVEVVRKPPEQRGFAVLPRRWVVERTLAWLTAHRRLARDYERHPAVSEAMIRWAAINTITRRIVRGKPAARQQKYVCTPAT, encoded by the coding sequence GTGGCTCGACGTAAGCGGCGGTACCCCTCGGACACCAGCGACGAGCAGTGGGCGCTGATCGAGCCTCTGCTACCCGAGGCGGGGTCGGGTGGGCGGCCGGAGAAGCACCCGCGACGTGACGTGGTCGACGCGATCCTCTATGTCGTGCGCGCCGGATGTGCGTGGCGGGCTCTACCAGCGGACTTCCCGCCCTGGCAGACCGTCTACTGGTACTTCAACCGGTGGGAACAGCAGAAGGTCACCGAACAAATCCTCCCGGTCGTGCGCCGACAGCTACGCGCCGACGAAGGCCGCGACCCCGAGCCCAGCGCAGGGATCATCGACTCGCAGAGCGTCAAGGGCGCCGACACCGTCGGCCAGGAGACCCGCGGTTACGACGCCGGGAAGAAGATCAACGGGCGGAAGCGGTTCATCGTCACCGACACCCTCGGGCTGCTGTTGACGACCATGGTGTGCTCGGCGTCGGTACAGGACCGCGACGGCGCCAAGTCCATCCTGCTCGACCTCTACCTGCGCACCCGCGTGCGGTTCGTCTACGCCGACGCCGGGTTCGCCGGACGCCTCCTGGAGTGGGCGACCACGATCCTTCGCAGCACCGTCGAGGTCGTCCGCAAACCGCCTGAGCAGCGTGGATTCGCCGTTCTTCCCCGTCGGTGGGTGGTCGAGCGGACCCTGGCCTGGCTCACGGCCCACCGGCGACTGGCCCGAGACTACGAACGCCACCCCGCCGTCTCCGAGGCCATGATCCGCTGGGCGGCGATCAACACCATCACTCGCCGCATCGTCCGCGGCAAGCCGGCTGCCCGCCAGCAGAAGTACGTCTGCACGCCCGCAACCTGA
- a CDS encoding TlpA family protein disulfide reductase: protein MAVLLSTGCGVGRDAAGSGPGQEFQFVAPGGQTRIAYDPPESRQRITDLRGESLMNPGTEVGIADFPGKIRVLNIWGSWCGPCRVEAPELQAVQDATRGDAVVLGIDVRDDRQAALDFKTDRGLTYDSIYDFSGRSLARLDGYPRNVVPSTIVLDREARVAAVFLTPVSSSDLLPLIAKLTDEAGTGRER from the coding sequence ATGGCGGTTCTGCTGTCGACCGGCTGCGGAGTTGGCCGGGACGCGGCCGGGTCGGGGCCGGGACAGGAGTTTCAGTTCGTGGCACCCGGCGGACAGACGCGGATCGCCTACGACCCGCCAGAGAGCCGTCAGCGGATCACCGACCTACGCGGCGAGAGCCTGATGAACCCGGGGACCGAAGTCGGTATCGCGGACTTCCCCGGCAAGATCCGCGTGCTCAATATCTGGGGTTCGTGGTGTGGCCCGTGCCGGGTGGAGGCGCCCGAGCTGCAGGCGGTGCAGGACGCCACGCGTGGCGATGCCGTCGTGCTCGGCATCGATGTTCGCGACGACCGGCAGGCTGCGCTGGACTTCAAAACCGACCGTGGGCTGACCTACGACTCGATCTATGACTTCTCGGGCCGCAGCCTGGCACGGCTCGACGGGTATCCGCGCAACGTGGTGCCCTCGACAATCGTGCTGGACCGCGAGGCTCGGGTGGCGGCGGTGTTCCTGACCCCGGTGTCGAGCTCGGACTTGCTGCCGCTGATCGCCAAGCTGACCGACGAAGCGGGGACAGGCCGTGAACGCTGA
- a CDS encoding cytochrome c biogenesis CcdA family protein, producing MGATTTLAMSGPLVLAALVSVAAGLVSFASPCVVPLVPGYLAYLAGLVGAQSPPVTSAEARARAAARRTGTDAEAVLALADPGAPRAAAGNPTGPAAEDTAGSPRTRPVDGRWRVVGAVALFIAGFTTVFTIVMVGVVWLSDVLIDNEAVLQRIGGVVMIVMGLAFAGLIPALQREYRAHWAPRAGLAGAPLLGAVFGLGWVPCIGPTLAGVVAVAAGTGGGSLRGIVLILAYCAGLGIPFVLIALGATRAVGALGWLRRHTRAVQVVGGVLLVTVGVLLVSGLWAQWLVKLQVSIAGFTPPI from the coding sequence ATGGGCGCGACCACAACTCTCGCGATGTCGGGGCCGTTGGTACTCGCGGCCCTGGTCTCGGTGGCGGCGGGGCTGGTGAGCTTCGCGTCGCCGTGCGTCGTGCCGCTGGTTCCCGGCTATCTCGCCTATCTGGCCGGGTTGGTGGGCGCGCAATCACCGCCGGTGACCTCGGCCGAGGCTCGTGCCCGCGCAGCCGCCCGGCGCACAGGTACCGACGCCGAGGCCGTACTGGCGCTCGCCGACCCGGGCGCTCCCCGCGCCGCTGCCGGCAACCCGACCGGGCCGGCGGCGGAGGACACGGCGGGCTCGCCTAGAACACGGCCCGTCGACGGCCGCTGGCGTGTTGTCGGCGCGGTCGCACTGTTCATCGCGGGCTTCACCACCGTGTTCACCATCGTCATGGTCGGTGTGGTCTGGCTGTCCGATGTACTGATCGACAACGAGGCCGTGCTGCAGCGCATCGGCGGCGTCGTGATGATCGTGATGGGGCTGGCGTTCGCCGGGCTGATCCCGGCGCTGCAGCGCGAGTACCGCGCGCACTGGGCGCCACGGGCCGGGCTGGCCGGTGCGCCGCTGCTCGGTGCGGTGTTCGGGCTCGGCTGGGTGCCCTGCATCGGCCCGACCCTGGCCGGGGTCGTTGCCGTCGCCGCCGGGACCGGGGGCGGCTCGTTGCGCGGGATCGTCCTGATCCTCGCTTACTGTGCCGGGCTGGGGATCCCGTTCGTGCTCATCGCGCTCGGTGCCACCCGCGCCGTTGGTGCGCTGGGTTGGCTGCGCCGGCACACCAGGGCGGTCCAGGTCGTCGGGGGCGTGCTGCTGGTCACAGTCGGTGTGCTGCTGGTGTCCGGGTTGTGGGCACAGTGGCTGGTGAAGTTGCAGGTCTCGATCGCCGGGTTCACCCCGCCCATCTAG